One genomic segment of Desulfobacterales bacterium includes these proteins:
- the cobT gene encoding nicotinate-nucleotide--dimethylbenzimidazole phosphoribosyltransferase, which translates to MTEALKTAQAQSDRERSNRKRLHDTIASIGRPDDPTREAARKRLSEQAKPAGSLGMLEHLSERLAGIAATIDVRLDRKCIVTCAGDHGVVDEGVSCFPREVTEQMVYNFINGGASINVLARHAGATVRVADIGVDADFATNLPMFHKKVRKGTSNFRRQPAMDRSEAVEAINAGIAIVNQLAQDQGLDMLGTGDMGIGNTTPSTAVIAAFSGIAVEKLTGRGTGIDDEGLARKIKVIEDGLAVNRPDPNDPIDVLAKVGGFEIGGLAGLVIGAAARRIPVVCDGLIATAGALIACELAPAAKAYLFTSHKSVEVGHRYMIDRLEIAPILDLGLRLGEGTGAALAMEILDAATRVLAEIKTFEEVAVTNARQ; encoded by the coding sequence ATGACCGAAGCACTGAAAACCGCCCAAGCGCAAAGCGACCGGGAAAGATCGAATAGGAAACGGCTACACGATACCATTGCATCCATTGGCCGGCCCGATGACCCCACGCGGGAAGCCGCCAGAAAACGGCTTTCCGAACAGGCCAAGCCGGCCGGCAGCCTCGGCATGCTGGAGCATTTAAGCGAGCGGCTGGCCGGCATTGCTGCCACGATAGACGTCCGGCTCGACCGCAAGTGCATCGTGACCTGTGCCGGCGATCACGGCGTGGTCGATGAAGGGGTCAGCTGCTTTCCCCGGGAAGTGACCGAGCAGATGGTCTACAATTTCATAAACGGCGGGGCTTCCATCAACGTCCTGGCCCGGCATGCCGGGGCAACGGTACGGGTGGCGGATATCGGCGTTGACGCCGATTTCGCCACCAACCTGCCCATGTTTCACAAAAAAGTCCGCAAGGGCACTTCCAATTTCCGCCGGCAGCCGGCCATGGACCGTTCGGAAGCCGTCGAAGCCATCAATGCCGGCATCGCCATTGTAAACCAATTGGCCCAAGATCAGGGCCTCGACATGCTCGGCACCGGGGATATGGGCATCGGCAACACCACGCCGTCAACCGCTGTCATTGCGGCGTTTTCCGGCATTGCCGTTGAAAAATTGACCGGTCGGGGCACCGGGATCGACGACGAGGGGCTTGCCCGCAAAATCAAGGTGATCGAAGACGGCCTGGCCGTCAACCGGCCCGACCCGAACGACCCCATCGACGTGCTGGCCAAGGTGGGCGGATTTGAAATCGGGGGGCTGGCGGGGCTGGTCATCGGGGCTGCCGCCCGGCGCATCCCGGTGGTCTGCGACGGCCTGATCGCCACGGCGGGCGCGCTGATCGCCTGCGAGCTGGCGCCGGCGGCCAAAGCATATCTGTTTACAAGCCACAAATCCGTGGAAGTCGGCCACCGGTACATGATCGACCGCCTGGAGATTGCCCCGATCCTGGACCTGGGCCTGCGCCTGGGCGAAGGCACGGGTGCCGCCCTTGCCATGGAAATCCTGGATGCCGCCACCCGGGTGCTGGCCGAAATCAAGACCTTTGAGGAAGTGGCCGTTACCAATGCCCGGCAGTGA
- a CDS encoding iron ABC transporter permease: protein MNRKTDKTTWYRLRNGRLWPQLAVLGALLCLLMAAAAGMGYVHVGVSDVIRIVASALTGSENLAAAIDPMARAVVVDVRLPRILTAAIVGGALAVSGAVYQGILLNPLADPYTLGVSAGAAFGASIALLINIEWLGGYSVPLFAFAGAVATLMVVMYLAGSAGGFSSNNLILSGIIVAAILSAGISFLKYLADERVAVLVFWLMGSLASKTWADVGIIAAVTGLGTAVCLFFARDLNAVSLGTKTAESLGVDAKRLSPALLVCVSLMAAVCVSVTGIIGFVGLLVPHLVRGVTGPDNRRLMPVSLLVGALLLLAADTVTRAVLPSELPIGVLTALIGGPFFCYVFRRRQMGAMGHGF, encoded by the coding sequence ATGAATCGTAAAACCGACAAAACAACATGGTATCGACTGCGAAACGGGCGACTCTGGCCGCAGTTGGCAGTGCTTGGCGCACTGCTTTGTCTGCTGATGGCCGCAGCGGCGGGCATGGGCTACGTCCATGTCGGCGTATCCGATGTGATCCGGATCGTGGCCTCCGCCTTGACCGGCAGCGAAAATCTGGCGGCCGCAATCGACCCCATGGCCCGTGCCGTGGTGGTCGATGTCCGACTGCCGCGCATTTTAACGGCTGCCATAGTGGGCGGGGCGCTGGCCGTTTCGGGTGCGGTCTACCAGGGCATTCTGCTCAATCCCCTGGCCGATCCGTATACCCTGGGCGTTTCGGCGGGCGCGGCCTTCGGTGCCTCCATTGCGCTGCTGATCAATATTGAATGGCTGGGCGGTTACTCTGTGCCCCTGTTTGCCTTTGCCGGCGCGGTGGCCACGCTGATGGTGGTGATGTATCTGGCCGGATCGGCCGGCGGGTTTTCCTCCAATAACCTGATTTTGTCCGGCATTATCGTGGCCGCCATTTTATCGGCCGGCATCAGTTTTCTGAAATACCTGGCCGATGAACGGGTGGCCGTGCTGGTGTTCTGGCTCATGGGCAGCCTGGCGTCCAAAACGTGGGCTGACGTCGGCATCATCGCCGCGGTGACGGGGCTGGGCACGGCCGTGTGTCTGTTTTTCGCCCGGGATTTAAACGCCGTTTCCCTGGGCACCAAAACGGCGGAATCGCTGGGCGTGGACGCGAAACGATTGTCTCCGGCGCTTCTGGTCTGCGTCAGCCTCATGGCCGCGGTCTGCGTGTCGGTGACCGGCATTATCGGTTTTGTGGGCCTGCTGGTGCCGCACCTGGTCCGCGGGGTGACCGGGCCGGACAACCGGCGCCTGATGCCGGTATCGCTTCTGGTCGGCGCATTGCTGCTGCTGGCCGCCGACACGGTAACCCGGGCGGTGCTGCCGTCGGAACTGCCCATCGGGGTGCTGACCGCCTTAATCGGCGGACCGTTTTTCTGTTACGTATTCCGCCGACGGCAGATGGGGGCGATGGGCCATGGGTTTTGA
- a CDS encoding ABC transporter ATP-binding protein, with the protein MGFELENVSYAYGAHPAVDGVSLSLLPGRFYAVIGPNGCGKTTLLDLLCGHKRPDGGEIRYNGHRLPDFAKRNLAQQMALVPQEYRVNFPYTAREVVAMGRYPHIGRFCAPSVDDMAFVDSVLADCRADHLAGRYMTELSGGEKQRVIFARAMAQQTQVLLLDEPCANLDVKHALRLLDLAADRVCRDGATVVAVMHDINLAARYADQFVFMKAGRVSAAGKTDEIFDADVLRAVFEVDVRLTYEAAVNAPQVVFLR; encoded by the coding sequence ATGGGTTTTGAACTCGAAAACGTTTCATACGCCTATGGCGCCCATCCGGCGGTCGACGGCGTATCGCTTTCGCTTTTGCCGGGCCGGTTTTACGCGGTGATCGGTCCCAACGGGTGCGGCAAGACCACGCTGCTTGATTTGCTGTGCGGACACAAGCGGCCGGACGGTGGTGAAATCCGCTATAACGGCCATCGCCTGCCGGACTTCGCCAAACGGAACCTGGCGCAGCAAATGGCGCTGGTGCCCCAGGAATACCGGGTCAACTTTCCCTACACGGCGCGGGAAGTGGTGGCCATGGGGCGGTACCCGCATATCGGCCGGTTTTGTGCACCATCGGTTGACGACATGGCCTTCGTGGATTCGGTGCTCGCCGATTGCCGGGCCGATCATCTGGCCGGCCGTTATATGACCGAACTGTCCGGCGGCGAAAAGCAGCGGGTGATTTTTGCCCGGGCCATGGCCCAGCAGACGCAGGTTTTGCTGCTCGACGAGCCGTGCGCCAACCTGGATGTCAAGCACGCCCTGCGTCTGCTCGACCTGGCCGCCGACCGCGTTTGCCGTGACGGGGCCACGGTGGTGGCCGTGATGCATGACATCAACCTGGCCGCGCGCTACGCCGACCAATTCGTGTTCATGAAAGCCGGGCGGGTCAGCGCCGCCGGGAAAACGGATGAGATTTTTGATGCAGATGTTTTGCGGGCGGTATTTGAAGTCGACGTCCGCCTCACTTACGAGGCGGCAGTGAATGCCCCGCAGGTGGTGTTTTTAAGATGA
- a CDS encoding ABC transporter substrate-binding protein: MHCGDFWLGRAGSRLGFVLFIALGLLLLPAVSGFAAEMGLFGQNGIVDAAGRKIRVEKPFSRIISLYGAHTENLLSMGAADALIGVSRSSDRLKAAEDLPGFSVHDGPERFLAARPDLLLVRPMHDRGYADLMDRLQDFGVRVVSLQPGNVSEMKTYWKILARLVEKEPAAREMIRRFEDGVAEAREIAGGIESKKHVYFEAIHDRFKTFTPGSMPLFALTCAGGINVAADATAVRATNIAAYGKEKILSHAGEIDVYLAQKGVMNRVTVEEIVNEPGFDVITAVRKGEVHLVDETKVSRPTLRLLDGICRIGAILYPEHFNAAARQEIGSGLTEYGTESKGR, encoded by the coding sequence ATGCACTGCGGAGACTTTTGGCTCGGCAGAGCAGGAAGCCGCCTTGGATTCGTTCTTTTCATTGCCCTCGGCCTTTTACTGCTGCCTGCGGTTTCGGGTTTTGCCGCCGAAATGGGCCTTTTCGGCCAAAACGGCATCGTGGATGCCGCCGGCCGAAAGATCCGGGTGGAAAAGCCCTTTTCCCGCATTATTTCGCTTTACGGGGCGCATACGGAAAACCTGCTGTCCATGGGGGCTGCTGACGCCCTGATCGGGGTGTCCCGCAGCAGCGACCGCCTTAAGGCCGCCGAAGACCTGCCCGGCTTTTCGGTCCATGACGGCCCGGAACGATTCCTGGCGGCCCGGCCCGACCTGCTGCTGGTGCGGCCCATGCACGACCGCGGCTACGCGGATTTGATGGACCGCCTGCAAGACTTCGGCGTCCGGGTGGTGTCGCTGCAGCCCGGAAACGTTTCGGAAATGAAGACGTACTGGAAGATATTGGCGCGGCTGGTTGAAAAGGAACCCGCTGCACGAGAAATGATCCGGCGTTTTGAAGACGGCGTTGCCGAGGCCCGCGAGATTGCCGGCGGCATTGAATCGAAAAAGCACGTCTATTTCGAGGCCATCCATGACCGGTTCAAAACCTTTACGCCCGGTTCCATGCCGCTGTTTGCACTAACATGTGCCGGCGGCATCAACGTGGCCGCCGACGCGACGGCCGTGCGGGCCACCAACATCGCCGCCTACGGCAAGGAAAAAATTTTGTCGCACGCCGGCGAAATCGACGTATACCTGGCCCAGAAAGGCGTGATGAACCGGGTGACGGTCGAAGAGATTGTCAACGAGCCCGGTTTTGATGTGATTACGGCCGTCCGCAAAGGCGAGGTTCATCTGGTGGATGAAACCAAAGTGTCCCGGCCCACCCTGCGGCTTCTCGACGGCATCTGCCGGATCGGGGCGATCCTGTACCCGGAGCACTTTAATGCAGCGGCAAGACAGGAGATTGGTTCGGGTTTGACGGAATACGGCACTGAATCGAAAGGGCGTTAA
- a CDS encoding cobyrinate a,c-diamide synthase — translation MTRNNSKIKGFVVAAPISGSGKTTVTLALMAALKKKGLQVAPFKVGPDFIDPGHHGRVTGRTSRNVDGWMLERTTCRQIFSDAARDADIAVAEGVMGLYDGYDGTSESGSTAQMAKWLGLPVLLVVDASSMARSFAALVKGFLDFDPDLRFCGVLANNVGSDRHLAYLQQALAGTTDVPLLGAIPRNADVTIPDRHLGLYTADDHALSDAAVDALADMAAARLDLDVLVKRLPEVTPDEPDEPDEPDEPDAPGMSAAPAPDLRIGVARDAAFCFYYEDNLDVLRQNGCDIQFFSPMTDAAPPRVDGLYFGGGYPELFAAALSENVSMRETIFNLCASNMPVYAECGGFMYLCRKLVTADGRPYDMAGVFAFDVCMQQRLAALGYREIEFVRDTPLGPAGTTVRGHEFHYSHLAETDAPAGALPAYGATDKSGADRGCPGWLIHRCLGSYVHLHFKSRPSIGRGFAAACRKYKAEQEARHAAR, via the coding sequence ATGACCCGCAACAACTCAAAAATAAAAGGCTTCGTGGTCGCCGCCCCTATAAGCGGCTCCGGCAAGACCACGGTCACCCTGGCCCTGATGGCGGCCCTGAAAAAAAAGGGCCTGCAGGTGGCGCCGTTCAAGGTGGGGCCGGACTTCATCGACCCCGGCCACCACGGTCGGGTGACCGGCCGCACCAGCCGCAACGTCGACGGCTGGATGCTGGAACGGACGACGTGTCGGCAGATATTTTCCGATGCGGCCCGCGATGCCGACATCGCCGTAGCCGAAGGGGTCATGGGTCTTTATGACGGCTACGACGGGACAAGCGAGTCCGGATCGACGGCCCAGATGGCCAAGTGGCTCGGGCTGCCGGTGCTGCTGGTCGTCGATGCATCCAGTATGGCCAGAAGTTTTGCGGCCCTGGTCAAGGGGTTTCTGGATTTCGATCCGGACCTGCGCTTTTGCGGCGTCCTGGCCAACAACGTGGGAAGCGACAGGCATCTGGCGTATTTGCAGCAGGCCTTGGCGGGCACTACCGACGTGCCGCTGCTGGGGGCGATCCCGAGAAACGCCGATGTGACGATCCCGGACCGCCACCTCGGGCTTTACACGGCAGACGATCACGCATTGTCCGACGCCGCCGTCGATGCGCTGGCGGACATGGCAGCGGCCCGCCTGGATCTGGACGTTCTTGTAAAACGCCTGCCCGAAGTGACCCCTGATGAACCGGATGAACCGGATGAACCGGATGAACCGGATGCGCCGGGCATGTCTGCTGCCCCGGCACCCGACCTCCGCATCGGGGTGGCCCGGGACGCGGCGTTTTGCTTTTACTATGAAGACAACCTGGACGTGCTTCGGCAAAACGGCTGCGACATTCAATTTTTTTCGCCCATGACCGATGCCGCGCCGCCCCGTGTGGACGGTCTTTATTTCGGCGGCGGCTATCCCGAGCTTTTCGCGGCGGCATTATCTGAAAATGTTTCTATGCGCGAGACCATTTTCAACCTTTGCGCATCGAACATGCCGGTTTATGCCGAATGCGGCGGGTTCATGTACTTGTGCCGGAAACTGGTAACCGCCGACGGCCGCCCCTATGACATGGCCGGCGTGTTTGCCTTTGACGTGTGCATGCAGCAGCGCCTGGCCGCCCTGGGCTACCGGGAAATCGAATTCGTCCGCGACACGCCGCTGGGGCCGGCCGGTACGACCGTTCGCGGCCATGAATTTCACTACTCGCACCTGGCCGAAACCGATGCGCCCGCCGGTGCCTTGCCGGCCTATGGGGCGACCGATAAAAGCGGCGCGGACCGGGGATGCCCGGGCTGGCTGATCCATAGGTGTCTGGGCAGCTACGTGCACCTGCATTTCAAAAGCCGCCCTTCAATCGGCCGGGGCTTTGCCGCGGCCTGCCGGAAATACAAAGCCGAACAGGAGGCACGCCATGCGGCCCGATGA
- a CDS encoding precorrin-8X methylmutase → MRPDEIEKTSFEIIKNEAGEHGFAPHHWAVVARMIHTSADFEYLNTVRIHPEAVDAGIAAIKQGRPIITDTSMALAGLRKKDLAGYGCEAACFMASQEIAHMAEKNGTTRAEAAVDVAADAMAGGIYVIGNAPTALMRLIALIRQGIANPALVVGFPVGFVNAAESKAELLTVDTPYITNTGRKGGSNVAAAVVNALILLAKTYYGFVTK, encoded by the coding sequence ATGCGGCCCGATGAAATCGAAAAAACCAGTTTTGAAATTATTAAAAATGAAGCCGGCGAACACGGATTCGCACCGCATCACTGGGCCGTGGTGGCCCGGATGATCCACACCAGCGCCGATTTCGAATACCTTAACACAGTGCGGATTCATCCGGAGGCCGTGGATGCCGGCATCGCCGCGATCAAGCAGGGCCGTCCGATCATCACGGATACGAGCATGGCGCTGGCCGGTCTACGCAAGAAGGACCTGGCCGGATATGGATGCGAGGCGGCCTGTTTCATGGCATCGCAGGAAATTGCCCATATGGCCGAAAAAAACGGCACCACGCGGGCCGAAGCCGCCGTGGACGTCGCCGCCGACGCCATGGCCGGCGGCATCTACGTAATCGGAAATGCCCCGACGGCCCTGATGCGCCTGATCGCATTGATCCGGCAGGGCATCGCCAATCCGGCGCTGGTGGTTGGCTTTCCCGTGGGCTTTGTCAACGCGGCCGAATCCAAGGCCGAACTGCTGACCGTCGATACCCCTTACATCACCAATACCGGGCGGAAGGGCGGTTCCAACGTGGCGGCGGCCGTGGTCAACGCTCTTATATTGCTGGCCAAAACTTATTACGGGTTCGTCACAAAATAA
- the cobI gene encoding precorrin-2 C(20)-methyltransferase yields the protein MENQYGTLYGIGVGPGDPDMITIKAVKMLETVDVIFTASSTKNSYSLAVKIAEPYVPEHTEVRMLAFPMSKDADVLQRAWEENARRVVEPLSQGKNVAFLTLGDCLTYSTYGYLARHVEKIAPEVEMVAVPGITSYQAAAARVNRPLVEGEQSLLIMSGVKGGDRFRQFGNRSENVVFLKAYKNVSDISSALSEHGWEDESIGVVSCGLPGERIVENIGEFKTAPPDYWTLIMAKHRNGHG from the coding sequence ATGGAAAACCAATACGGCACCCTCTACGGCATCGGCGTGGGGCCGGGCGATCCGGACATGATCACCATCAAGGCGGTCAAGATGCTTGAAACGGTCGACGTGATCTTTACCGCCAGTTCGACCAAAAACAGCTACAGCCTGGCCGTCAAGATCGCCGAACCCTATGTGCCCGAACACACCGAAGTCCGGATGCTGGCGTTTCCCATGAGCAAGGACGCCGACGTGCTGCAGCGCGCCTGGGAAGAAAATGCGCGCCGGGTTGTCGAGCCGCTGTCGCAGGGCAAAAACGTGGCTTTTCTGACCCTGGGCGACTGCCTGACCTATTCCACCTACGGGTACCTGGCCCGGCACGTGGAAAAAATCGCCCCGGAGGTGGAGATGGTGGCCGTGCCCGGCATTACCTCCTACCAGGCGGCCGCGGCCCGGGTGAACCGGCCGCTGGTCGAGGGCGAGCAGTCCCTGCTGATCATGTCCGGGGTCAAGGGCGGCGACCGGTTCCGGCAGTTCGGCAATCGCTCGGAAAACGTGGTGTTTTTAAAGGCCTACAAAAACGTTTCCGACATCAGCAGCGCGCTGTCCGAGCACGGGTGGGAGGATGAAAGCATCGGGGTGGTCAGCTGCGGACTGCCCGGGGAACGTATCGTGGAAAATATCGGGGAGTTTAAAACGGCGCCGCCCGATTACTGGACCCTGATTATGGCAAAGCATCGAAACGGGCATGGGTAA
- a CDS encoding nucleoside recognition protein, with amino-acid sequence MGKKSRPKYRALAVSLTISAVMVGAGLLFIGDMTLATAWDKLLMPLLRLCLFIGFGLAVAQAIEARGWTRKIGALASPLFSYANLGHRCSAAFSTAFFSGVSANAMLVDYYQEEKISKQQVMLTNFINQFPAYFLHLPTTFFIVVPLTKTAGVLYFALTFAAVLLRTVAFVVYGRFFAKPKAAPESEAEAVGRTESRKNEGALAAIRRRLPARYTTILMYVVPIYVAIYFVNALGVFALVRHWLAETLTVGFIPVEALSVVVLSFVAEFTSGFAAAGALLDQGVITVKQTVLALIAGNVIAFPVRAIRHQLPRYMGIFQPKLGLQILLLGQFFRVASIILVAVGFYFIA; translated from the coding sequence ATGGGTAAAAAAAGCAGACCGAAATACCGGGCGCTTGCGGTTTCGCTGACCATCTCGGCGGTGATGGTCGGTGCCGGACTGCTTTTTATCGGGGATATGACGCTGGCAACGGCCTGGGACAAGCTGTTGATGCCCCTGCTGCGGCTTTGCCTGTTTATCGGCTTCGGACTGGCCGTGGCCCAGGCCATCGAGGCCCGGGGATGGACCCGAAAAATCGGGGCGCTGGCAAGTCCCTTGTTTTCCTATGCCAACCTGGGCCACCGTTGCAGTGCGGCCTTTTCCACGGCGTTTTTTTCCGGCGTTTCAGCCAACGCCATGCTGGTCGATTACTACCAGGAAGAAAAGATTTCAAAGCAGCAGGTGATGCTGACCAATTTTATCAACCAGTTTCCGGCCTATTTCCTGCACCTGCCCACGACCTTTTTTATCGTGGTGCCGCTGACCAAGACCGCCGGGGTCCTGTATTTCGCCCTGACCTTTGCCGCAGTATTGCTGCGGACCGTGGCCTTCGTGGTCTACGGGCGGTTTTTTGCAAAGCCGAAAGCCGCGCCGGAAAGCGAGGCCGAGGCGGTCGGGCGCACCGAAAGCCGCAAAAACGAAGGGGCGCTGGCAGCCATCCGCCGCCGGCTGCCGGCCCGGTATACCACGATACTGATGTATGTGGTCCCCATTTACGTGGCCATCTATTTTGTAAACGCCCTCGGCGTGTTTGCCCTGGTGCGCCACTGGCTGGCCGAGACGCTGACCGTGGGCTTTATCCCCGTGGAAGCGTTGTCCGTGGTGGTGCTGAGTTTTGTGGCCGAGTTTACCTCCGGCTTTGCCGCCGCAGGCGCCCTGCTCGACCAGGGGGTGATCACGGTGAAACAGACGGTGCTCGCCCTGATCGCCGGAAACGTCATCGCCTTTCCCGTGCGGGCGATCCGGCATCAGCTGCCGCGCTACATGGGAATCTTTCAACCGAAACTGGGGCTGCAGATCCTGTTGCTCGGCCAGTTTTTCCGGGTGGCCAGCATCATATTGGTAGCAGTGGGGTTTTATTTCATCGCATGA
- the cbiD gene encoding cobalt-precorrin-5B (C(1))-methyltransferase CbiD — translation MSRQRNRRKNLRSGFTTGTAAAAAAKAAAMVFYGQSAPAEVDVALLNGGTWTISVQECRREGGVAECRVKKDAGDDPDVTNGAIIGARVKRTGKNGVQITGGEGVGRVTKPGLEVPVGLPAINSGPRKMITQAIEAVAANGIQNAEDGRGIEVEIFVADGEAIARKTLNARLGIVGGISILGTTGVVRPMSHAAYIATIDSAVAVAAASRLDTVVCTTGRRSERHAQAMFAEMPAEAFVQIGDYFEKAMTIMAERGIGNVVLAAFFGKAVKMAKGVPHTHAAKSRMVLEDLARWAAAAGAESKVAERVGGANTAREAFFILCEACPAVFSDVAEKMAAAAHFFAGGRVNVRAVLFDYEGAVAATAEKHGVQS, via the coding sequence ATGAGCAGACAGCGCAACAGGCGAAAAAATCTGCGTTCCGGATTTACCACCGGCACGGCGGCCGCGGCCGCGGCAAAGGCTGCCGCCATGGTCTTCTATGGGCAATCCGCACCGGCTGAAGTTGATGTGGCGCTGTTAAACGGTGGGACCTGGACCATTTCCGTCCAAGAATGCCGCCGGGAAGGCGGGGTTGCCGAATGCCGGGTGAAAAAGGACGCCGGCGACGACCCGGATGTGACCAACGGCGCGATTATCGGCGCCCGGGTGAAAAGGACCGGAAAAAACGGCGTGCAGATCACCGGCGGCGAAGGCGTGGGCCGGGTGACCAAGCCCGGCCTCGAGGTCCCGGTCGGCCTGCCGGCCATCAACTCGGGGCCGCGGAAAATGATCACGCAGGCCATCGAAGCGGTGGCGGCAAATGGGATCCAAAATGCCGAAGACGGCCGGGGAATCGAAGTGGAAATCTTTGTGGCAGACGGCGAAGCCATTGCCCGAAAAACCTTAAACGCCCGGCTCGGAATTGTTGGCGGCATCTCCATACTCGGCACCACGGGCGTGGTCCGCCCCATGAGCCATGCGGCCTATATCGCCACCATCGACTCGGCGGTGGCCGTGGCCGCGGCCTCGCGCCTGGACACCGTGGTCTGCACCACGGGCAGGCGAAGCGAGCGGCATGCCCAGGCCATGTTTGCCGAAATGCCGGCCGAAGCCTTTGTCCAGATCGGCGATTATTTTGAAAAGGCCATGACCATCATGGCCGAGCGCGGCATCGGAAATGTGGTTCTGGCCGCGTTTTTCGGCAAGGCGGTGAAAATGGCCAAAGGCGTGCCCCACACCCACGCGGCGAAATCCCGGATGGTATTAGAAGACCTCGCTCGTTGGGCGGCGGCAGCCGGTGCGGAAAGCAAAGTGGCGGAAAGGGTTGGCGGCGCCAATACGGCGCGGGAAGCGTTTTTTATACTCTGCGAAGCCTGTCCGGCCGTGTTTTCGGATGTGGCGGAAAAAATGGCGGCCGCGGCCCATTTTTTTGCCGGCGGGCGGGTAAACGTGCGCGCCGTGTTGTTTGATTACGAGGGCGCCGTGGCGGCAACGGCTGAAAAACATGGGGTGCAATCATGA
- the cbiE gene encoding precorrin-6y C5,15-methyltransferase (decarboxylating) subunit CbiE: MKQVRVIGMGVGRADLASRHREAIDAADILVGAKRHLALFDGYPGRKVEIKAPVSDVIDQIRGAMQDHRVVVLATGDPLFYGIGTTLAETLGEENVEILPNVSVMAEAFARIGKSWADAVVVSLHGRDGESGLCAALGGFRPVFVFTDRRHTPAYAAEMAAGHAPGRWRVCVVSRLGEADERVEWLVPEAAAGRTFSEPNAVILWPEAERRCRPGLGGPDEDYAHDRGMITKAEVRAVSIAKLRLEPGSVMWDLGAGSGAVAVEASIFVTGGRIEAVEKNADRVKNIRQNIEKFGVSNMFVHEMQLPSGMDALPDPDRIFVGGGGEALPEILNTAVKRLQPGGRIVINAVVIETVTACLDILNAEDFETELVQVQVSKGARMPAGMRLSAGNPVFVLSARKSKDF, encoded by the coding sequence ATGAAGCAAGTCCGGGTCATCGGCATGGGAGTCGGCCGGGCGGATCTGGCCTCCCGGCATCGCGAGGCCATCGATGCCGCGGATATCCTGGTCGGGGCAAAGCGCCACCTGGCGTTGTTTGACGGCTATCCCGGCCGGAAAGTCGAAATCAAAGCACCCGTTTCCGATGTGATCGATCAAATCCGCGGCGCGATGCAAGATCACCGCGTGGTGGTTTTGGCCACGGGCGATCCGCTGTTTTACGGCATCGGCACGACGCTGGCGGAAACGCTCGGCGAAGAAAACGTCGAAATTTTGCCCAATGTTTCCGTGATGGCCGAGGCCTTTGCCCGGATCGGCAAATCCTGGGCGGATGCCGTCGTGGTGAGTCTGCACGGCCGGGACGGCGAATCCGGTTTGTGCGCCGCCCTGGGCGGTTTTCGCCCGGTTTTTGTGTTTACGGACCGCCGGCATACCCCGGCGTATGCAGCGGAAATGGCAGCCGGGCATGCGCCCGGCCGGTGGCGGGTTTGTGTGGTCTCGCGGCTGGGGGAAGCCGATGAACGGGTCGAGTGGCTGGTCCCGGAAGCGGCGGCGGGGCGTACGTTTTCCGAACCCAATGCCGTAATTTTGTGGCCGGAAGCCGAGCGGCGATGCCGGCCGGGCCTCGGCGGCCCGGATGAAGACTACGCCCATGACCGGGGCATGATCACCAAGGCCGAGGTGCGGGCGGTATCCATTGCCAAGCTGCGCCTGGAACCCGGTTCGGTCATGTGGGATCTGGGTGCCGGCAGCGGGGCCGTGGCCGTTGAAGCATCGATTTTTGTTACGGGCGGCCGGATCGAGGCCGTGGAAAAAAATGCGGACCGGGTAAAAAATATCCGGCAAAACATCGAAAAATTCGGCGTGTCCAACATGTTCGTCCATGAAATGCAGCTGCCGTCGGGCATGGACGCGCTGCCCGACCCGGACCGGATCTTTGTCGGCGGCGGCGGCGAGGCCTTGCCGGAGATATTAAACACGGCTGTTAAGCGACTCCAGCCCGGCGGCCGGATCGTCATTAATGCCGTGGTGATCGAAACCGTAACCGCCTGTCTGGACATTTTAAACGCGGAGGATTTTGAAACCGAACTCGTTCAGGTCCAGGTCTCGAAAGGTGCGCGGATGCCGGCGGGGATGCGTCTTTCGGCGGGCAATCCGGTGTTTGTTTTGTCGGCGAGGAAAAGTAAGGACTTTTAA